One Stenotrophomonas oahuensis genomic region harbors:
- a CDS encoding IS256 family transposase has protein sequence MPPKKMTAKAAARQLPTLPAELVEQLANGATTAGEILDITTALKKALIERALKGELGHHLGYPPGSERPESTGNQRNGTSSKTVLTEDGPLRLDVPRDRDGSFQPILIPKHERRFTGFDDKIVAMYARGMSVRDIRAFLSEQYGTDVSADFISSVTDEVLEEISAWQTRPLELMYPVVFFDALRVKVRDEGVVRNKAIYLALGVLPDGSRDILGIWIENTEGAKFWMKVFNDLKTRGVEDVLIAVTDGLKGMPEALAAVYPATTLQTCIVHLIRNSLDYAGWKDRRALAAELKPIYQAINAESAEQALEALEASPLGKRYPSAPQAWRRSWDRVIPFFAFPPEIRRVIYTTNAIESVNAQLRKVIKTRGHFPTDEAAIKLIWLGLRNITANWGGTSHGWKNAMNQFAVLYGDRFIRSPY, from the coding sequence ATGCCACCCAAGAAAATGACCGCCAAGGCCGCTGCCCGTCAGCTGCCTACCCTGCCTGCCGAGCTCGTTGAGCAGCTTGCCAACGGAGCGACGACCGCGGGCGAGATCCTGGACATCACCACAGCCCTGAAAAAGGCCTTGATTGAGCGGGCACTGAAGGGCGAGCTGGGCCATCACCTGGGGTACCCACCCGGAAGCGAGCGACCGGAATCGACCGGCAATCAGCGAAATGGAACGTCCAGCAAAACCGTTCTGACTGAGGATGGCCCCCTGCGACTGGACGTTCCCCGGGACCGGGATGGCAGCTTCCAGCCCATCCTGATTCCCAAGCACGAGCGGCGTTTCACTGGTTTTGACGACAAGATCGTCGCGATGTACGCGCGCGGAATGAGCGTCCGCGACATCCGCGCGTTTCTGTCTGAACAGTATGGAACAGACGTGTCGGCGGACTTCATCAGCTCGGTGACCGACGAGGTTCTGGAAGAGATTTCGGCGTGGCAGACGCGTCCGCTGGAGCTGATGTATCCGGTGGTGTTCTTTGATGCCCTGCGCGTCAAGGTGCGTGACGAGGGCGTAGTGCGCAACAAAGCGATCTATCTGGCATTAGGCGTTCTACCTGATGGAAGTCGCGACATCCTGGGCATCTGGATCGAGAACACAGAAGGGGCCAAGTTCTGGATGAAGGTCTTCAACGACCTCAAGACGCGCGGCGTGGAGGACGTACTGATAGCGGTGACCGATGGCCTTAAAGGCATGCCCGAGGCGCTGGCGGCGGTCTACCCAGCGACCACTCTCCAGACCTGCATCGTGCATCTCATCCGCAACAGCTTGGACTACGCCGGCTGGAAGGATCGAAGGGCTCTCGCAGCCGAGCTGAAGCCCATCTACCAGGCCATCAATGCAGAGTCCGCCGAACAGGCCCTGGAAGCGCTGGAGGCCTCGCCGCTGGGCAAACGCTACCCCTCGGCGCCCCAGGCATGGCGACGGTCATGGGACCGCGTCATACCCTTCTTCGCGTTTCCACCTGAGATCCGTCGTGTCATCTACACCACCAACGCCATCGAGAGCGTTAATGCGCAGCTGCGGAAGGTCATCAAAACCCGAGGGCATTTTCCAACTGACGAGGCGGCGATCAAGCTGATCTGGCTGGGGCTGCGCAACATCACGGCCAACTGGGGAGGCACCAGCCACGGCTGGAAGAACGCGATGAACCAATTTGCCGTACTTTACGGGGACCGATTTATCCGGAGCCCGTACTAA
- a CDS encoding calcium-binding protein produces the protein MTHRRWIAALLLALASSLSHATPPDVYQDIAEQIRTRSGDHRLLVLGELHGTRETPLLVQALVVGYVDQGIPLQLALELPEAENAALATYMASTGDAAANQALRTSPYWNVKDHLHDGRRSQDMLDLIEAARALRAQGRDVSVVGFDANPTGERAPGARDADMAKTLRAGFQALPANGRMIVLTGNMHGSRESYGLIDYPPATALLTDLPLYNVRIEAQRGEFWACMGYRKCGTRNLITRDVGSPRAYNDPDRDYDLWVFLPRFTVARLLDAGD, from the coding sequence ATGACCCATAGACGCTGGATCGCGGCACTCCTCCTCGCACTCGCTTCATCCCTTTCCCACGCCACCCCGCCGGATGTGTACCAGGACATCGCCGAGCAGATCCGCACGCGCTCCGGTGACCATCGTCTGCTGGTGCTCGGCGAACTGCACGGCACCCGGGAGACGCCGCTGCTGGTGCAGGCACTGGTCGTCGGCTACGTCGACCAAGGCATCCCGTTGCAACTGGCCCTGGAACTTCCCGAGGCAGAAAACGCCGCACTCGCCACCTACATGGCGTCAACCGGCGACGCCGCGGCCAACCAGGCCCTACGCACCTCTCCTTACTGGAACGTCAAAGACCACCTGCATGACGGCCGTCGCAGCCAGGACATGCTCGACCTGATCGAGGCCGCACGCGCGCTGCGTGCGCAGGGCAGGGACGTCTCGGTGGTCGGCTTCGATGCCAATCCCACCGGAGAGCGTGCCCCCGGGGCCCGCGACGCCGACATGGCCAAGACCCTGCGTGCGGGATTCCAGGCGCTGCCGGCGAACGGCCGAATGATCGTGCTCACCGGCAACATGCACGGAAGTCGCGAGAGCTACGGCTTGATCGACTACCCGCCGGCCACCGCGCTTCTGACGGACCTGCCGCTCTACAACGTCCGCATCGAGGCGCAGCGTGGTGAGTTCTGGGCCTGCATGGGATACCGGAAGTGCGGTACGCGCAACCTGATCACCCGTGATGTCGGATCTCCGAGGGCCTACAACGATCCAGATCGTGATTACGACCTGTGGGTATTCCTGCCGCGCTTCACCGTGGCCCGGTTGTTGGATGCGGGCGACTGA
- a CDS encoding bile acid:sodium symporter family protein — protein sequence MTHWWSRVRPDNFTLALLCTVLLASFLPMQGAAAMVLDDVTDVAIAALFFLHGARLPRESIVAGLLHWRLHLTILACTFVLFPLLGLAFKPLQGWLLTPELYIGVLFLCTLPSTVQSSIAFTSMAGGNVPAAVVSASLSSILGVFLTPLLLALLAGTSGGMHNPGQAIVSIMLQLLVPFVAGHLLRPWIAGWVQRQRALLRYTDQATILLVVYSAFGEAVNEGLWSKTPLLSLLGVALVAAVLLGVAMPLITLLARRMGFNRADEITIVFCGSKKSLATGVPIAKVLFAGGSLGAIVLPVMIYHQIQLIVCAVIAKRYARTQDR from the coding sequence ATGACGCATTGGTGGTCGCGCGTGCGACCGGACAACTTCACCCTGGCCCTGCTGTGCACCGTGCTGCTGGCCTCGTTCCTGCCAATGCAGGGCGCCGCGGCGATGGTGCTGGACGATGTCACCGATGTGGCGATTGCGGCGCTGTTCTTCCTGCATGGCGCGCGCCTGCCGCGTGAGTCGATCGTGGCGGGGCTGCTGCACTGGCGGCTGCACCTGACCATCCTCGCTTGCACCTTCGTGCTGTTCCCGTTGCTGGGGCTGGCCTTCAAGCCGCTGCAGGGCTGGCTGCTGACCCCGGAGCTGTATATCGGCGTGCTGTTCCTGTGCACGCTGCCGTCTACCGTGCAGTCATCGATTGCGTTCACCTCGATGGCCGGCGGCAACGTGCCGGCGGCGGTGGTGAGTGCCTCGCTGTCGAGCATTCTGGGCGTGTTCCTGACCCCGCTGCTGCTGGCCCTGCTGGCCGGCACTTCCGGCGGCATGCACAACCCCGGGCAGGCCATTGTCAGCATCATGCTGCAGCTGCTGGTACCGTTCGTGGCCGGCCATCTGCTGCGGCCGTGGATTGCTGGCTGGGTGCAGCGCCAGCGCGCGCTGCTGCGCTACACCGACCAGGCCACGATTCTGCTGGTGGTGTATTCGGCGTTCGGCGAAGCGGTGAATGAAGGCCTGTGGAGCAAGACGCCGCTGTTGTCGCTGCTGGGCGTGGCGCTGGTGGCGGCCGTGCTGCTGGGCGTGGCGATGCCGCTGATCACCCTGCTGGCGCGGCGGATGGGCTTCAACCGCGCCGACGAGATCACCATTGTGTTCTGTGGTTCGAAGAAAAGCCTGGCGACTGGCGTGCCGATTGCGAAGGTATTGTTCGCCGGCGGCAGCCTGGGCGCGATCGTGCTGCCGGTGATGATCTACCACCAGATCCAGTTGATTGTGTGTGCGGTGATCGCCAAGCGGTATGCGCGGACACAGGATCGGTAG
- the dnaG gene encoding DNA primase, with amino-acid sequence MARIPDAFIDDLLARSDIVEVVGSRVPLKRQGKEYSARCPFHDERSASFTVSPTKQFYHCFGCGAHGTAISFLMNYDRLEFLDAVDELAKRVGMEVPRDSQPRSAQQQDDSRDLYSALDAATRFFQKQMEGSDKARSYLDQRGVDEATRTRFSIGYAPDGYSALKDALGKDERRMKLLDRAGLFSKNDRGHVYDKFRDRVMFPIFDRRGRVIAFGGRVFEKDDGPKYLNSPETALFHKGRELYGLWQVRQANQKIERLIVVEGYMDVVSLFQFGVTQAVATLGTATTPEHAELLFRNAPDVFFCFDGDAAGRRAGWRALESVLPRMKDGRQAFFLFLPDGEDPDTIVRKEGSDAFDARLKQATPLSQFFFDELTREINMGTLDGKARLAERARPMLAQIPDGAFGDLMKQQLATLTGLGAASSAPAQASRPPPRAVAPAQKRSLVRAAIAILLQQPSLAMTLQGHQINGLRLPGVELLLELLGLVEQRPDISTGALLEHFDGREEQASLHKLAAQTLPGDDAIWTQELHDAVAQLEKQLLLQRLEELQAKQRQQGLDDTDKYELRELLKARATLR; translated from the coding sequence ATGGCCCGTATTCCCGACGCTTTCATTGACGACCTGCTGGCCCGCTCCGACATTGTCGAAGTGGTGGGCAGCCGTGTGCCGCTGAAGCGCCAGGGCAAGGAATACTCAGCCCGGTGCCCGTTCCATGACGAGCGCTCGGCCTCGTTCACGGTGTCGCCGACCAAGCAGTTCTATCACTGCTTCGGCTGCGGCGCGCATGGCACCGCGATCAGCTTCCTGATGAACTACGACCGCCTCGAGTTTCTCGACGCGGTGGACGAGCTGGCCAAGCGCGTGGGCATGGAAGTGCCGCGCGACAGCCAGCCGCGCAGCGCGCAGCAGCAGGACGACAGCCGCGACCTGTACTCGGCGCTGGATGCGGCCACGCGCTTTTTCCAGAAGCAGATGGAAGGCAGCGACAAGGCACGCAGCTACCTGGACCAGCGTGGCGTGGACGAAGCCACCCGCACCCGCTTCTCGATCGGCTACGCGCCGGACGGCTACAGCGCGCTGAAGGATGCGCTGGGCAAGGACGAGCGGCGGATGAAGCTGCTCGACCGCGCTGGCCTGTTCTCGAAGAACGACCGCGGACATGTCTACGACAAGTTCCGCGACCGGGTGATGTTCCCGATCTTCGACCGCCGCGGCCGCGTGATCGCCTTCGGTGGCCGCGTGTTCGAGAAGGACGACGGCCCGAAGTACCTCAATTCCCCGGAAACCGCCCTCTTCCACAAGGGCCGCGAACTGTATGGCCTGTGGCAGGTGCGCCAGGCCAACCAGAAGATCGAGCGGCTGATCGTGGTGGAAGGCTACATGGACGTGGTGTCGCTGTTCCAGTTCGGGGTCACCCAGGCGGTGGCCACGCTGGGCACGGCGACCACGCCGGAACACGCCGAGCTGCTGTTCCGCAATGCGCCGGACGTGTTCTTCTGCTTCGACGGCGACGCCGCCGGTCGCCGCGCTGGCTGGCGCGCGCTGGAATCGGTGCTGCCGCGCATGAAGGACGGCCGCCAGGCCTTCTTCCTGTTCCTGCCGGATGGCGAAGACCCCGACACCATCGTGCGCAAGGAAGGCAGCGACGCCTTCGACGCGCGCCTGAAGCAGGCCACGCCGCTGTCGCAGTTCTTCTTCGACGAGCTCACCCGTGAAATCAACATGGGCACGCTGGACGGCAAGGCCCGCTTGGCCGAGCGCGCGCGACCGATGCTGGCGCAGATTCCGGATGGTGCGTTTGGCGACCTGATGAAGCAGCAGCTGGCCACGTTGACTGGGCTGGGCGCTGCCTCCTCCGCACCCGCCCAGGCCTCGCGTCCGCCGCCGCGTGCGGTGGCCCCGGCGCAGAAGCGCAGCCTGGTGCGCGCGGCGATTGCGATTCTGCTGCAGCAGCCCTCGCTGGCGATGACGCTGCAAGGGCACCAGATCAACGGCCTGCGCCTGCCGGGGGTGGAGCTGTTGCTGGAGCTGCTGGGGCTGGTGGAACAACGCCCGGATATCAGCACCGGTGCGCTGCTGGAGCATTTTGACGGCCGCGAGGAACAGGCGTCGCTGCACAAGCTGGCCGCGCAGACGCTGCCGGGCGATGATGCGATCTGGACCCAGGAGCTGCACGACGCGGTGGCGCAGCTGGAAAAGCAGCTGTTGCTGCAACGCCTGGAGGAGCTTCAGGCAAAGCAGCGCCAGCAGGGGTTGGACGATACTGACAAGTACGAGTTGCGCGAGCTGTTGAAGGCGCGCGCGACATTGCGATGA
- a CDS encoding YihY/virulence factor BrkB family protein has protein sequence MVEDPHDHQGVPLRLRKYVDRLERSFPAAVGKRFVEIDVLTQAASVSFYALLSMAPLLVLLLWLTASLYPPAQQALVGQIADVAGSSAASVADTVLKNADNQPDVGSLAGVWSTLLLFIGATAVFAQLQNALNLIFNTSGERLEGIKAWLRKRVFSFGVVLALGFLLILSMTATTMLQVAFAQLPSVLPAIGYVTTLLLYAVAFAFLYHYLPDRRVQWRQAFIGGVITSALFALGRYAIGVYIATVAPGSAYGSMGALVISLVWIYYATVVFFVGALMTAVIDERLRARAQLAQAGIPCPKPGETAGNG, from the coding sequence ATGGTTGAAGACCCGCACGATCACCAGGGCGTTCCGTTGCGCCTGCGCAAATATGTGGACCGGCTGGAGCGCAGCTTTCCGGCGGCGGTCGGCAAGCGCTTCGTGGAGATCGACGTGCTGACCCAGGCCGCGTCGGTCTCGTTCTATGCCCTGCTCTCGATGGCCCCGCTGCTGGTGCTGCTGCTGTGGCTGACCGCTTCCCTGTATCCGCCCGCACAGCAGGCGCTGGTCGGGCAGATTGCCGATGTGGCCGGGTCGAGTGCGGCCAGCGTGGCCGACACGGTGCTGAAGAACGCCGACAACCAGCCGGATGTGGGCTCGCTGGCGGGGGTGTGGAGCACCCTGCTGCTGTTCATTGGTGCCACGGCGGTATTCGCACAGCTGCAGAACGCGCTGAATCTGATCTTCAACACCAGCGGCGAACGCCTGGAAGGCATCAAGGCCTGGCTGCGCAAGCGCGTGTTCTCCTTCGGCGTCGTGCTGGCGCTTGGCTTCCTGCTGATTCTGTCGATGACTGCCACCACCATGCTGCAGGTGGCGTTCGCCCAGCTGCCTTCGGTGCTGCCGGCCATTGGCTATGTGACCACCCTGCTGCTGTATGCGGTGGCGTTCGCCTTCCTGTACCACTATCTGCCCGACCGCCGGGTGCAGTGGCGGCAGGCGTTCATTGGCGGGGTGATCACCTCGGCCCTGTTCGCGCTGGGCCGCTATGCCATTGGCGTGTACATCGCCACGGTGGCCCCAGGCAGCGCCTATGGTTCGATGGGGGCGCTGGTGATCTCCCTGGTGTGGATCTACTACGCCACGGTGGTGTTCTTCGTCGGTGCGCTGATGACGGCGGTGATCGACGAACGGCTGCGGGCACGGGCGCAGCTGGCGCAGGCCGGCATTCCCTGCCCGAAGCCGGGCGAGACGGCCGGCAACGGGTAA
- a CDS encoding GatB/YqeY domain-containing protein: MSMKQQLTDDMKAAMKAGEKHKLGVIRLINAAIKQKEVDERIELDDAAVIAVLDKMVKQRKDSITQYDAANRDDLAQIERDELVVIEAYLPAKMGEAEIVAAIQAAIAETGAAGPADMGKLMGALKPKLAGQADMGLVSKLVKQQLG, encoded by the coding sequence ATGAGCATGAAGCAGCAGCTCACCGATGACATGAAGGCCGCCATGAAGGCGGGCGAAAAGCACAAGCTGGGCGTGATCCGCCTGATCAATGCCGCCATCAAGCAGAAGGAAGTGGACGAGCGCATCGAGCTGGATGACGCTGCGGTCATTGCCGTGCTGGACAAGATGGTCAAGCAGCGCAAGGACTCGATCACCCAGTACGACGCGGCCAACCGCGACGACCTGGCGCAGATCGAGCGCGACGAATTGGTGGTGATTGAAGCCTACCTGCCGGCCAAGATGGGTGAAGCCGAGATTGTGGCGGCGATCCAGGCGGCGATTGCGGAAACCGGCGCTGCGGGCCCGGCGGATATGGGCAAGCTGATGGGCGCGCTGAAGCCGAAGCTGGCCGGTCAGGCTGATATGGGCCTGGTGTCGAAGCTGGTGAAGCAGCAGTTGGGTTGA
- the rpsU gene encoding 30S ribosomal protein S21, whose translation MPSVKVRENEPFEFALRRFKRTCEKAGVLAETRKREFYEKPTQERKRKAAAAVKRQLRRSSRDVTKRQRLY comes from the coding sequence ATGCCCAGCGTCAAAGTCCGCGAGAACGAGCCCTTCGAGTTTGCGCTCCGTCGCTTCAAGCGCACCTGCGAAAAGGCCGGCGTTCTGGCCGAAACCCGCAAGCGCGAGTTCTATGAAAAGCCGACCCAGGAGCGCAAGCGTAAGGCTGCTGCTGCTGTGAAGCGTCAGCTGCGCCGCTCGTCGCGCGACGTCACCAAGCGTCAGCGCCTGTACTGA
- the tsaD gene encoding tRNA (adenosine(37)-N6)-threonylcarbamoyltransferase complex transferase subunit TsaD: MRVLGIESSCDETGVAVYDTALTGPEALRAHAVYSQIALHAEYGGVVPELASRDHVRKLLPLIRQTLAEAGLGVSDIDGVAYTAGPGLVGALLVGAGVARSLAWALEVPAVGVHHMEGHLLAPLMEDDPPEPPFVALLVSGGHTQLVAVDRIGQYRLLGETLDDAAGEAFDKTAKLMGLPYPGGPQLAALAERGTPGVYKFTRPMTDRPGLDFSFSGLKTQVLMAWRDSDQSDTTRADIARGFEDAVVETLAIKCDRALDAAGCDVLVVAGGVGANRRLRARLDEMARRRGGRVCFPRPALCTDNGAMIAFAGALRLEAGQHNPPQVQVTPRWDMATLPAV; this comes from the coding sequence ATGCGAGTCCTTGGTATCGAATCATCCTGTGATGAGACCGGCGTAGCGGTGTACGACACCGCCCTGACCGGCCCGGAAGCCCTGCGCGCCCATGCGGTGTACAGCCAGATTGCCCTGCACGCCGAATACGGCGGGGTGGTGCCTGAACTGGCCAGCCGCGACCACGTGCGCAAACTGCTGCCGCTGATCCGCCAGACCCTGGCCGAGGCCGGGCTGGGAGTGAGCGACATCGACGGGGTGGCCTACACCGCCGGCCCCGGCCTGGTCGGCGCGCTGCTGGTTGGCGCGGGCGTGGCCCGTTCGCTGGCCTGGGCGCTGGAAGTGCCCGCCGTGGGCGTGCACCACATGGAAGGCCACCTGTTGGCCCCGCTGATGGAAGACGACCCGCCGGAACCCCCGTTCGTGGCCCTGCTGGTGTCCGGCGGCCACACCCAGCTGGTCGCGGTTGACCGTATCGGCCAGTACCGGCTGCTCGGCGAGACCCTGGACGATGCCGCCGGTGAGGCCTTTGACAAGACCGCCAAGTTGATGGGCCTGCCGTACCCCGGTGGCCCGCAGCTGGCCGCCCTGGCTGAACGCGGCACCCCGGGCGTGTACAAGTTCACTCGGCCCATGACCGACCGTCCCGGGCTGGATTTCAGCTTCTCCGGTCTGAAGACCCAGGTCCTCATGGCCTGGCGCGACAGCGACCAGAGCGACACCACCCGCGCCGACATCGCCCGTGGCTTTGAAGATGCGGTGGTCGAGACCCTGGCGATCAAGTGCGACCGCGCCCTCGATGCCGCCGGTTGCGACGTGCTGGTGGTCGCCGGTGGCGTCGGAGCCAACCGCCGCCTGCGCGCCCGCCTCGACGAAATGGCCCGCCGCCGCGGCGGCCGCGTCTGCTTCCCGCGTCCCGCGCTGTGCACCGACAACGGCGCAATGATCGCCTTCGCCGGTGCCCTGCGCCTGGAAGCCGGCCAGCACAACCCCCCGCAGGTGCAGGTCACCCCGCGCTGGGACATGGCCACGTTGCCAGCGGTGTAA
- the folB gene encoding dihydroneopterin aldolase, with the protein MDKVFIEGLEVDALIGIYDWERRIRQTLRFDLEMGFDNRKPAASDDIADTLNYKAVSKRIEQFVRESDFGLVETLAERIAEIVLREFNVQWLRLKLSKPGAVRGAKAVGVIIERSAP; encoded by the coding sequence ATGGACAAGGTATTCATCGAAGGGCTGGAAGTGGACGCCCTGATCGGCATCTACGACTGGGAGCGGCGCATCCGCCAGACCCTGCGCTTCGACCTGGAAATGGGCTTCGACAACCGCAAGCCCGCGGCCAGCGACGACATTGCCGACACCCTGAACTACAAGGCCGTCAGCAAGCGCATCGAACAGTTCGTGCGCGAATCCGACTTCGGCCTGGTCGAAACCCTGGCCGAGCGCATCGCCGAGATCGTGCTGCGCGAATTCAACGTGCAGTGGCTGCGCCTGAAGCTCAGCAAGCCCGGTGCCGTGCGCGGTGCCAAGGCCGTCGGCGTCATCATCGAACGCTCGGCCCCGTAA
- a CDS encoding mechanosensitive ion channel family protein, protein MVDAVIAVKLLEDLQQTLQPWPWAYTAVVLAALILAAWLANFVTKKILLRGLRKLIARLPGGTASGREQGSNLRVISRLSNVVPSMVLAAGIRIVPDLPPELVGFVIAACRAWAVLTVALAVSHALDAANELYERRPDARNKPIKGYLQVVKIVVFVIAGLSIVATLLGVKLGPLVTGLGAATAVLMLIFQDTILSLVASVQISGDGRVRLGDWIEMPSQNADGDVIDIALHTITVQNFDKTITTIPTKKLVTESFKNWRGMQEAGGRRIKRALYLDQHSVGFLDEAAVDRLEQFSVLGDYLREKQDELDQHNAQLQAQGLAAVNARRVTNLGTFRAYVERYLRSHPGIHTEMTLLVRQLQPTTEGLPLEIYCFTRSTEWGVYEGVQSDVFDHLLATLPAFGLRVFQASSDAMLMTAQTVRSPTE, encoded by the coding sequence ATGGTTGACGCCGTAATCGCCGTAAAGCTCCTCGAAGACCTGCAACAAACCCTGCAACCCTGGCCCTGGGCCTACACCGCAGTCGTCCTGGCCGCCCTCATCCTCGCCGCCTGGCTGGCCAACTTCGTCACCAAGAAGATCCTGCTGCGTGGCCTGCGCAAACTGATCGCCCGCCTCCCCGGCGGCACCGCCTCCGGCCGCGAACAAGGCAGCAACCTGCGCGTCATCTCGCGCCTGTCGAACGTGGTGCCCAGCATGGTGCTGGCCGCCGGCATCCGCATCGTCCCCGACCTGCCGCCGGAACTGGTGGGCTTCGTCATCGCCGCCTGCCGCGCCTGGGCCGTGCTCACCGTCGCGCTGGCCGTCTCGCACGCGCTCGACGCCGCCAACGAACTCTACGAACGCCGCCCCGACGCCCGCAACAAGCCGATCAAGGGCTACCTGCAGGTGGTCAAGATCGTGGTCTTCGTCATCGCCGGCCTGTCCATCGTCGCCACCCTGCTCGGGGTGAAGCTGGGCCCGCTGGTCACCGGCCTCGGTGCCGCCACCGCCGTGCTGATGCTGATCTTCCAGGACACCATCCTCTCCCTGGTCGCCAGCGTGCAGATCAGCGGCGACGGCCGCGTGCGACTGGGCGACTGGATCGAAATGCCCAGCCAGAACGCCGATGGCGACGTCATCGACATCGCCCTGCACACCATCACCGTGCAGAACTTCGACAAGACCATCACCACCATCCCGACCAAGAAGCTGGTCACCGAGTCGTTCAAGAACTGGCGCGGCATGCAGGAAGCCGGCGGCCGCCGGATCAAGCGCGCGTTGTACCTGGACCAGCACAGCGTCGGCTTCCTCGACGAAGCCGCCGTGGACCGCCTGGAGCAGTTCAGCGTGCTGGGCGACTACCTGCGCGAAAAGCAGGACGAGCTGGACCAGCACAACGCCCAGCTGCAGGCCCAGGGCCTGGCCGCGGTCAACGCGCGCCGGGTCACCAACCTGGGCACCTTCCGCGCCTACGTGGAGCGCTACCTGCGCAGCCACCCCGGCATCCATACGGAAATGACCCTGCTGGTACGGCAGCTGCAGCCCACCACCGAAGGCCTGCCGCTGGAGATCTACTGCTTCACCCGCAGCACCGAGTGGGGCGTCTATGAAGGCGTGCAGTCGGACGTGTTCGATCACCTGCTGGCGACGCTGCCGGCGTTCGGGCTGCGGGTGTTCCAGGCCTCCAGCGACGCCATGCTGATGACCGCGCAGACCGTACGGTCCCCGACGGAGTAA